The genome window ATCAACCGTTCTTGCGGGTTTTCGGGATGAATAGCAAAAAATTGAGACATGGCTTATTCCTTAAAAAAATGTTTTCAGGCTGCCTTTACACATTAGGCAGCCTGAAAAACTATTTCGTTGTTTTTAAATAATGTTCCAAAATCGCTAGCGCATACTGCACCGCCTGTTCGCGCACCATTTTGCGGTCGCCCTTAAAATGATACTGCTTCGCCCAAATGCGCTGCTTGGTAGCAAAGCCAAACCACACCGTGCCCACAGGCTTATCCGCCGTGCCGCCATCGGGGCCCGCAATGCCCGAAATGCTCAACGCATAATCGCTTTTCGCCGCAATCAACGCGCCCAACGCCATCTCGCGCACCACCTCCTCGCTCACCGCACCATAATGCCGCAGCGTATCGCTGTTCACATTCACCAGCTGCTCCTTGGCTTGGTTGGAATATGTGATATACGCGCGCTCAAAAAACGCCGAGCTGCCTGCAATGCTGGTCAATTCCGCCGCCAGCAGCCCGCCTGTGCACGATTCGGCACAAGTGATTTTTTGTTTACGCGCAATCAATTCAGATGCGATGTATTCAAGTCGTGTCATGGTGTTCTCGGTTCACAGCGCCGTTTTCAGGCTGCCTGCCGTATGGCAGAATCGCCATCAAAACTGCACACAATCATTTTAAAATCAATATCATGCGGGATAACCTCGCCCCGCATCCCTTCTTGGCTCGCCCGCACAAAACGAATATGCGTGAAATACTTATTCGCCGACACCTCGGGCAACGCCCCCAAACTTTGCGGAATTTCAATTGTCAGCAAATGAATGTTTTGCTCCATTTTGCTGTGTTCATAATGCCCCGCCTCAGCATGGCATTGCACAACAATTTGATTGCTGCGCAAAATTTCCAGCAGCAAATGCACGGCATGATACGTCGGCATCATAAATTGGCTCCAACGCTGCAAATCCTGCCTGCGTTTTCTCGCATCCACCTTTTGCCAAAAATAATAACTCGGCAGCTCAACAGGCGTGGTCCCCCCCGCCACCAACATGCGCTGTTTCACCGCCATCAGCCATTCATTTTCGCGAATATGCTGCCCAAATTTTTGCTGCACTTCCTGCAAATTCTGCGCCGTTTGGTTTAAACGCTCCAACATCGGCACATCATTTTGATATTTCTCACTTTGCCGCTGGCGTTCCAATTCCTGCAAAATATCCAACTTCAATTCCGCACGCGACGAGCTTTCCATAATCTCAAACAGCGTGCTTAACGCAATATGGTGCGACCATTTATCATCGCCAGAGGTGGCATGGTTGAAGCGGTTGAACAAATGCTCAATACGAATCAAGCTGCGAACGCGCTCGGTCAATGGGTGGTCAAAATTCAACATCTATATGATTTTCCTTATT of Kingella oralis contains these proteins:
- the pncC gene encoding nicotinamide-nucleotide amidase, producing MTRLEYIASELIARKQKITCAESCTGGLLAAELTSIAGSSAFFERAYITYSNQAKEQLVNVNSDTLRHYGAVSEEVVREMALGALIAAKSDYALSISGIAGPDGGTADKPVGTVWFGFATKQRIWAKQYHFKGDRKMVREQAVQYALAILEHYLKTTK
- the zapD gene encoding cell division protein ZapD, translated to MLNFDHPLTERVRSLIRIEHLFNRFNHATSGDDKWSHHIALSTLFEIMESSSRAELKLDILQELERQRQSEKYQNDVPMLERLNQTAQNLQEVQQKFGQHIRENEWLMAVKQRMLVAGGTTPVELPSYYFWQKVDARKRRQDLQRWSQFMMPTYHAVHLLLEILRSNQIVVQCHAEAGHYEHSKMEQNIHLLTIEIPQSLGALPEVSANKYFTHIRFVRASQEGMRGEVIPHDIDFKMIVCSFDGDSAIRQAA